The window ATTGGGTTCGTTTGTGTAAATACCACCTAATATTGAAAAGGTGTCGGCTAAGTAATATTCCATCCCTGCTGCAAAATTGGTAGTCGCAAAACGAGTGAGCTCACGTACCTCTGTATCATTGATTGTGTAGGTGACTCTCCTGCCAAAATTGCTGATTTCATCTTGGTTACGTCTGACTTTATAACCTGAGGTATAAATCATATCAAAGGATGCAAGGAATCTGGATGTTGGAAAAAATGCCACACCAAATCGCATTTCCGATGTTTGCGGAATGGATGTTACGAGTTTCGGTTTTTGGGTGAGAACTCCTTGTTCAATGGAAGAGGCACCGTCTCCTGTCCCTTCAATGAAGTCAATTGCGGATGATCCTGGTCTTCTTGTTGAATCCGCATACACTTCGTTGTACAGTCTGTCCCCACCGGTCACAAAAATACGCCGATAACTCATCCCTAGGGAAACTTTGGGATTTGGCTGGTACTGAACACCAAGGACCGGCATAATGCCTGTTGTGCGACGATTGTCAACATAGGATCGCATCACATAACTCAAATCAGAAAATTGTTGGAACTGGGTTCTCGAAACTTCTTTGGTATCACTCATATAATAGAGTGTTGCGCCAACTGAGAGTTTATCGTTGAGTAAGTAAGCCAAACTTGGGCCAACAAGGAGTTGGTTGTACCGTTCTTTGGTATAATTTCTTGTGGAATTGATCGAAGGGGAGACAAGCGGGTAATTCACTTGGTCGACTCGGTTGTAGGAATAATTGTAAGTGTTGACGATGGAAA of the Leptospira biflexa serovar Patoc strain 'Patoc 1 (Paris)' genome contains:
- a CDS encoding OmpP1/FadL family transporter → MKLTDSIDDQNKKPLRNLMFKNNSLVSKISLKPHIWFHSFFSLTFVSLQYLIPNPVFPSEPFHNLQGFYGERAAGLAGAFTAIADDPSGAYYNPAGLGFTHNDGISISASNFKDVKRSYINIDTPGQRYNQTHQGFDPNFIGLLKNFDRWKFAFSIVNTYNYSYNRVDQVNYPLVSPSINSTRNYTKERYNQLLVGPSLAYLLNDKLSVGATLYYMSDTKEVSRTQFQQFSDLSYVMRSYVDNRRTTGIMPVLGVQYQPNPKVSLGMSYRRIFVTGGDRLYNEVYADSTRRPGSSAIDFIEGTGDGASSIEQGVLTQKPKLVTSIPQTSEMRFGVAFFPTSRFLASFDMIYTSGYKVRRNQDEISNFGRRVTYTINDTEVRELTRFATTNFAAGMEYYLADTFSILGGIYTNEPNTKPVSWTESAVDLYLQNTFGNQVTANSGDASVIYKVARSGTNPRNEYSRNRGLSLGFSWVTSKSSVSVTYIRELGYGNSRIDPNSLAQSFEYSAHSIYIMVSSRN